A stretch of the Malus domestica chromosome 08, GDT2T_hap1 genome encodes the following:
- the LOC103410782 gene encoding succinate dehydrogenase subunit 5, mitochondrial-like isoform X1 codes for MEKMIALRSLYRSLSCRSYRLAAANQKLLRNSQSIHSSAAAARALFNFSSPIAKDFSSDDCKFPFSRGLGSRKFYSDDVSHLPAIKDPALLNVFKDLLAASWDHLPEIVIHDAKAALSENTDDQTGKEVVTNVFRAAEAVEEFGGMITNLKMELDDSIGASGENVKPLSDEYVNALKTIYDRYITYLDAFGPEETYLRKKVETELGTKLIYLKMRCSGIGSEWGKITVLGTSGLSGSYVEQRA; via the exons ATGGAGAAGATGATCGCTCTGAGATCGCTCTACCGCTCACTGTCCTGCAGATCTTATCGACTAGCCGCCGCCAACCAGAAGCTCCTACGCAACTCCCAATCCATCCACTCTTCCGCCGCTGCTGCTCGAGCCCTATTCAATTTTTCATCCCCAATCGCCAAGGACTTCTCTTCCG ATGATTGCAAGTTCCCGTTTTCAAGGGGGTTGGGAAGTAGGAAATTTTATAGTGATGATGTGAGTCATTTGCCTGCCATTAAAGACCCTGCGCTGCTCAATGTTTTCAAGGATTTACTGGCTGCAAGTTGGGATCACTTGCCCGAGATCGTCATCCATGATGCGAAGGCGGCATTGTCTGAGAATACTGATGACCAGACTGGCAAAGAggttgttactaatgttttccgGGCAGCGGAGGCTGTTGAGGAGTTCGGCGGGATGATTACTAATTTAAAGATGGAACTTGATGACAGCATTGGTGCGAGCGGAGAG AATGTCAAGCCCTTGTCAGATGAGTACGTGAATGCACTGAAGACCATTTACGATCGCTACATTACTTATTTGGATGCATTTGGGCCTGAGGAGACCTATTTGCGGAAGAAGGTTGAGACAGAGTTGGGAACTAAGCTGATATACTTGAAGATGAGATGCAGCGGAATCGGTTCTGAGTGGGGAAAG ATCACTGTTCTGGGAACTTCTGGACTTTCTGGGTCATATGTTGAGCAAAGAGCTTAG
- the LOC103410782 gene encoding succinate dehydrogenase subunit 5, mitochondrial-like isoform X2, producing MEKMIALRSLYRSLSCRSYRLAAANQKLLRNSQSIHSSAAAARALFNFSSPIAKDFSSDDCKFPFSRGLGSRKFYSDDVSHLPAIKDPALLNVFKDLLAASWDHLPEIVIHDAKAALSENTDDQTGKEVVTNVFRAAEAVEEFGGMITNLKMELDDSIGASGENVKPLSDEYVNALKTIYDRYITYLDAFGPEETYLRKKVETELGTKLIYLKMRCSGIGSEWGKVFI from the exons ATGGAGAAGATGATCGCTCTGAGATCGCTCTACCGCTCACTGTCCTGCAGATCTTATCGACTAGCCGCCGCCAACCAGAAGCTCCTACGCAACTCCCAATCCATCCACTCTTCCGCCGCTGCTGCTCGAGCCCTATTCAATTTTTCATCCCCAATCGCCAAGGACTTCTCTTCCG ATGATTGCAAGTTCCCGTTTTCAAGGGGGTTGGGAAGTAGGAAATTTTATAGTGATGATGTGAGTCATTTGCCTGCCATTAAAGACCCTGCGCTGCTCAATGTTTTCAAGGATTTACTGGCTGCAAGTTGGGATCACTTGCCCGAGATCGTCATCCATGATGCGAAGGCGGCATTGTCTGAGAATACTGATGACCAGACTGGCAAAGAggttgttactaatgttttccgGGCAGCGGAGGCTGTTGAGGAGTTCGGCGGGATGATTACTAATTTAAAGATGGAACTTGATGACAGCATTGGTGCGAGCGGAGAG AATGTCAAGCCCTTGTCAGATGAGTACGTGAATGCACTGAAGACCATTTACGATCGCTACATTACTTATTTGGATGCATTTGGGCCTGAGGAGACCTATTTGCGGAAGAAGGTTGAGACAGAGTTGGGAACTAAGCTGATATACTTGAAGATGAGATGCAGCGGAATCGGTTCTGAGTGGGGAAAGGTATTTATATAA
- the LOC114826502 gene encoding probable carboxylesterase 2 produces the protein MSNLVTIIQVVLQRPKPLSLSLYNSGHSPTSKASLSLSLSLSPPCFSSIQMAATTSPEVLLDVLPYLRVLKDGTIDRLAGTQVAPPGLDPQTGVLSKDIVIFPKTGVSARLYRPSTAKPGHKLPLIIYFHGGAFCIASAGEPLYHTSLNNLVVEANAIGVSVNYRLAPEHPLPTAYEDCWAALNWVFNGGTGRDSWVKDHVDFERVFLVGDSAGANIAHHLALRIKPSDPDPKLKIAGIGMINPYFWGKEPIGGEVGDFVRKSMVDTWWNFVCPSEEGCDDPLINPFVGGSPGLEGLACDKILVLVAGKDILRDRGMLYYDELVKSKWGGRKELIETQGEDHVFHIFNPNCDKAKILIRNLGKFINQD, from the coding sequence ATGTCAAATCTTGTCACTATAATTCAAGTCGTTCTCCAACGTCCaaagcctctctctctctccctctataATTCAGGTCATTCTCCAACGTCCaaagcctctctctctctctccctctccctctctcctccttGTTTCTCTTCCATACAAATGGCTGCAACCACCTCACCGGAAGTGTTACTTGACGTCCTTCCATACCTCCGAGTCCTCAAAGATGGCACAATCGACAGACTCGCCGGAACCCAAGTCGCTCCTCCCGGCCTCGATCCACAAACCGGAGTTTTATCCAAAGACATCGTCATCTTCCCCAAGACTGGCGTGTCTGCCCGACTTTACCGACCCAGCACCGCCAAACCCGGCCATAAACTTCCCCTCATCATATACTTCCACGGTGGAGCCTTCTGCATAGCTTCCGCTGGCGAGCCGCTTTACCACACCAGCCTCAACAACCTTGTTGTGGAAGCCAACGCCATAGGGGTTTCAGTAAACTACAGATTAGCACCTGAGCACCCGCTCCCCACCGCTTACGAAGACTGCTGGGCCGCCCTTAACTGGGTTTTCAACGGTGGCACAGGTCGTGATTCATGGGTCAAGGACCACGTCGATTTCGAGCGCGTGTTTTTGGTCGGAGACAGCGCAGGGGCTAACATTGCACACCACTTGGCCTTACGGATCAAGCCCTCCGATCCGGATCCGAAATTGAAGATAGCCGGGATTGGTATGATCAATCCATACTTTTGGGGGAAGGAGCCAATTGGTGGGGAGGTGGGGGATTTCGTGAGGAAGTCCATGGTGGACACGTGGTGGAATTTCGTTTGCCCGTCGGAGGAAGGCTGCGACGACCCGCTTATCAACCCGTTTGTGGGCGGATCGCCGGGGTTGGAGGGGTTGGCTTGTGACAAAATACTTGTTTTGGTGGCAGGAAAAGATATATTGAGGGATAGAGGGATGCTTTACTATGATGAGTTGGTGAAGAGCAAATGGGGAGGGAGGAAGGAGTTGATTGAAACACAAGGGGAGGATCATGTTTTTCATATCTTTAATCCCAATTGTGACAAGGCCAAGATCTTGATTAGGAATTTGGGTAAGTTCATTAATCAAGATTAG
- the LOC103410725 gene encoding 26S proteasome non-ATPase regulatory subunit 14 homolog — MSGMERLQRMFAGAGGALGHPPPDSPTLDSSEQVYISSLALLKMLKHGRAGVPMEVMGLMLGEFVDEYTVRVVDVFAMPQSGTGVSVEAVDHVFQTNMLDMLKQTGRPEMVVGWYHSHPGFGCWLSGVDINTQQSFEALNQRAVAVVVDPIQSVKGKVVIDAFRLINPQTMMLGQEPRQTTSNLGHLNKPSIQALIHGLNRHYYSIAINYRKNELEEKMLLNLHKKKWTDGLTLRRFDNHSKTNEQTVEEMKNLAVKYNKAVQEEDELPPEKLAIANVGRQDAKKHLEEHVSNLMSSNIVQTLGTMLDTVVF, encoded by the exons ATGTCAGGCATGGAGAGGCTTCAGAGGATGTTCGCCGGCGCCGGAGGAGCTTTGGGCCACCCGCCTCCTGATTCCCCCACCCTGGATTCCTCCGAGCAGGTCTACATCTCCTCCCTCGCCCTCCTTAAGATGCTTAAGCACG GAAGGGCGGGAGTTCCGATGGAAGTGATGGGATTGATGCTCGGTGAGTTTGTGGATGAGTACACTGTTCGAGTTGTCGATGTCTTTGCGATGCCCCAGAGTGGTACCGGTGTTAGTGTCGAAGCTGTTGACCATGTTTTCCAGACTAACATGCTTGATATGCTGAAGCAGACTGGAAG ACCAGAGATGGTGGTAGGGTGGTACCACTCGCATCCTGGATTTGGCTGTTGGCTATCTGGTGTGGACATTAATACACAGCAG AGCTTTGAAGCTTTGAATCAACGTGCTGTGGCTGTGGTGGTTGATCCCATCCAGAGTGTGAAAGGAAAGGTTGTCATCGACGCCTTCCGCCTTATTAACCCACAAACAATGATGCTTGGCCAGGAACCCCGGCAGACAACATCTAATCTTGGACATCTTAATAAACCATCCATTCAA GCATTGATCCACGGGTTGAACCGCCATTATTACTCAATAGCTATTAATTACAGGAAgaatgagcttgaggagaaaaTGCTGCTTAACCTCCACAAGAAGAAATGGACAGATGGGTTGACACTTAGACGCTTTGATAATCATTCGAAGACAAATGAGCAAACTGTTGAG GAGATGAAGAACTTGGCTGTCAAATACAACAAAGCAGTGCAAGAGGAGGATGAATTACCACCCGAGAAGCTTGCAATCGCCAACGTAGGAAGGCAGGATGCCAAGAAGCACCTCGAAGAACACGTCTCCAACCTTATGTCCTCCAACATCGTTCAGACCCTGGGAACAATGCTCGACACTGTCGTGTTCTAG